The genome window ACTAGTCCACGAACTCACTATGTATCTTCAATCAATCGCACACGCGACACCTGACCTTGCAATCACTCAATCAGAGTCTTGGGACATCCTGCAGCAATCGGATGTGCTCACGCGTCTTTCCGATCGCTCGGCGACGTTGCTCGAAAAAATCTTGTTAGCCGACTCGGGGATCGCACAGCGGCATCTGGCCGTTGAGTCCGTCGAATCGCTGTTTACGTTAGATGCTGAGGCGCTCAATCACAATTTCGAAGCGCGTGCGCCCAAGCTTGCGGGGAGCGCCTTGTCGAAGGCACTTGCAAAGGTGGGACTCAAGGTGACAGAACTCGATGCGCTCCTGATTTGCACCTGCACTGGCTATCTCTGTCCTGGGCTCACTAGCTATGTGAGCGAGCAACTCGGCCTGCGCCCGAATGCGTATCTGCAAGACATTGTCGGTCTTGGCTGCGGTGCGGCGATTCCCACACTTCGATCTGCGGCTGGCTTGATTGCAGCCAACCCTCAGGCAAAGGTTGCGGTCGTCGCAGTCGAATTGTGTTCATCTGCATTTTTTCTCAATAATGACCCAGGTGTATTAATTAGTGCTTGTCTGTTTGGAGATGCTGCATCGGCTTCGATATGGAGTGGTGACACATCGACGACAGGGTATTGTATTCGAAATTTCGATACGGTGCATCGGCCTGAGCATCGAGAGCTGATACGATTTGTTAACTCCGGAGGGAAACTCTGCAATAAGCTACATCGTAGTGTGCCCGAGAAAGTGGCTGAATCTGTCCTGCATCTATACAAACAGAACTCAGTTTCAGCCCATACGCCTATAGTGAACCATACTGGTGGACGCGATGTGATTGATGCCTTGGAGCACGGCATCGGTGCGGAATTGACTCCGAGTCGTAGGACGCTGCGAGACTATGGAAACACCAGTAGCCCATCGGTGCTCATCACTCTCGAAGCAATACTAGAAGCATCCAGTCCGGATCGTTTGTGGCTGACCTCCTTCGGTGCTGGCTTCGCGGCACATAGTTGTGTGCTGGAGCGACGCTAGAGCTTAGCTCTTCTTCTCTTCGAGCGTCTCAGGGGAGTCTTCCGATTCCAGCGTGAAGCCGATTTTTACTCCCACTTGCCAGTGGTCGACTTTACCGTCGACGATATGTCCGCGAATCTCTCCGACTTCTAACCAGCGCATGTTGCGGATGCTCTCCGAAGCTTTAGTGACTGCATTTTGCGTCGCGTCTTCGATCGATTCTTTTGAAGATCCAACGAGTTCGATTTTTTTATATACGTGATTACTCATAGGCACGAACCTATGCCAAAAGCTTGTTTGAGTCTAATTGGAACTTAAGTTTTTCGGAGGACGCCGCGTTTGGAAGTTTGAATTGGACTAGGCTAGCAATGCAAAAAGCTCTTAGTGGGAGGGTTGGCCTCCGCGCCGACCGCCGAGCATAGGTGCTGATGTTGAGTGCTGATGCTCGGCACTTGGACACTGTAAGACGAGGCGGAGCTCGTCCCTCCCCAAATGTAAAGAAGCTCTTAGTGGGAGGGTTGGCCTCCGCGCCGACTGCCGAGCCTAGGTGCTGATGTTGTGTGCTGATGCTCGGCACTTGGACACTGTAAGACGAGGCGGAGCTCGTCCCTCCCCAAATGTAAAGAAGCTCTTAGTGGGAGGGTTGGCCTCCGCGCCGACTGCCGAGCCTAGGTGCTGATGTTGTGTGCTGATGCTCGGCACTTGGACACTGTAAGACGAGGCGGAGCTCGTCCCTCCCTAAAACTACCCTTTCAGATGTTCAGTCAAATCGGCGACGAAGTGGTCGAGGCTGGCTTGCTTGGATTCAAATCCGACAGGGAGGTTGAGCTCCTTTAATGTCTGGGTTGTCATCGGGCCGATGCTGCCGAAGGTTGGCTTTGTGGCTTCTGGCTCTAGTGTGAGTGCTGCGGCTTGATCGACGAAAGATTTTACCGTTGAAGAGCTGGTAAACAGCACCGCATCGGCACCTTCCTTGCGGAAGCGTTCAGCGGCAGGGTGTTGGCTCAGATCGGTCTTGCTGGTCTTGTAGAGTGGCAAGGTGTCGACGATTGCACCGCCTTCGGTTTCGAGGCGTTTGACGAGTGTCTCGCGGTTTTGGTTGCCGGTCACGACGAGCATTTGAATGCTCTCGATCCCTTCATTTTTGATGAAGGTGGTTGCGAGGGCGTCGCCATTTGCCTTTGCGGGAACCAAATCGACTTTGAGATTATGCTTCGCGATTTCACGCGCGGTGGCGGATCCGACTGCAGCGATACGCATTGGCCCAAGGCAGCGAATGTCGTCGAATGCTTTATAAAACATATCAAAGAACGACTTTACGCCATTTACACTGGTGAAAATGATCCACTCGTAAATGGCGATACCGGCGAATATTTCTGCCAGTTGCTGCTGGTTGACGTCGGGCTTGACTTCGATGAATGGCAATTCGATGACCTCGGCGCCGTTGCTTTCGAGCATGGCTGTGAGTTGGCCGGCTTGGTCGCGTGCGCGTGTCACAACGACGCGCTTGCCCATCAGCGGGCGGCCTTCGAACCATTCGGTCTTCGTGCGTTGTGCGACGACTTGGCCAATGATGATCATCGCAGGTGTGCCGAGTCCAGCCGCTTCGATATCGTCAATGATGCTATCAACGGTGCCGTAAACGGAGCGCTGGCGATTGAGCGTGGCCCATTGGATGACGCCGACCGGCATTTCACCCGACATGCCACCAGCTTTGAGTTCGCCCAAGATACGTGGCAGTTGGCCGAGGCTCATGTAGAGGCAGAGTGTGCCCTTGCCTTTGGCGTGTAGCTTAAAGTCGATGCTGATCGTGTGTTTCTCTGGGTTTTCATGTCCGGTGAGAAACGTGATCGAGGAACTATAATCGCGATGGGAGAGGGGGATGCCTGCGTAAGCGGCGGCTGCGAGTGCTGCGGTGACGCCTGGGACAATCTCGAAGGGGATTTTGTCAGCCTGTAGTTCTGCGAGTTCTTCACCGCCACGCCCGAACACAAAAGGGTCGCCGCCTTTGAGGCGCACGACTTGTAGGCCTTTGTGTGCCCGATCGACTAAGATCTCTTCGATCTCATCTTGGGGGATCGAGTGCATGCCTGAGCGCTTGCCGACATAGACCTTTTCTGAGTCGGGGCGTGCCCATTCCAACAGCTTTGGGTTGGCAAGGTAGTCGTAAACGATGACGTCTGCGGCTTCGATCAGTTCGCGTGCGCGCACAGTGACGAGACCTGGATCGCCAGGGCCTGCGCCGATGAGAGTGACTTTACCTGTTGTTTTTTGAGAAGACATGTTTTGAGAATTAAAAATTGAAAATTAGGAATTACGAGGGGACAGCCGGAGATGGCGTAGCAATTGAGGGCGATGCCATTCTAGTGATCGCGGTTCGCGCAAGCACGACCCCTACGAATTGAATTGAAGGTCGTTGAAGATGGATTCGAGAATTGGCTCGATGTCGTCGAGTGAGTCGAGCTCGAACTCGAAAGAGGTGTGTCCGGTTTCCGGATGAAAAATATAAAAGGTGCCGTCTGTATAGTGTGCGCCGACGGGTGTTTGGCAGCCGCCTCCGAGTTTACGTAGAAAGGCACGTTCGAGTTCGACGGCGAGTTTGGTCTGTTCGCAGAACAGGTGCTCGTATTTCGGCAGATCGGCTGCGCGGCATTGGATGGCGATCGCAGCTTGTCCTGGTGCGGGCACGACTTGCTCGATGGGGAGCTCGACGAATTCGAGTCCTTCGTGGGCGGTGATGTCGAGGCGATCAAGTCCTGCGGCAGCGAGTAGGGTGGCATCAGCTTCGCCTTCGGTGATTTTACGCAGGCGTGTGCCGACATTGCCGCGAATGGTGGTCCATTCAGCATTGTCGCGGATCAGCCCGAGTTGTGCGCGGCGGCGTGGGCTACTGGTAGCGATGGCCGTTGGCTCTGGGCAGTCGGAGCGGTGCACGAGCACATCGGTGGCACGTGCGCGTGGCATATAGCCGGCAACGTGTAGGTCTGCCTGAAACGCGGTTGGCATGTCTTTGGCGCTATGCACTGCTAGTTGAGCGCGGCCGTCGAGTAGGGCGTCTTCCAGTTCTTTAGTAAAGAGGCCGATGCCGCCACGTTTCTCGAGCGACCAACTGAGTCGCTCATCCACCTTGGTGGTGAGATGTAGTTCCTCGAAGTGATCTTCGGGGAGCTTCGCTTGTAGCCATGCGAGCACCATCTCGGTTTGCTTGAGTGCGAGTGGACTTTTGCGGGTGGCGATATGTATTGGTGTGGCCATGAACTGGTGAACATTGAACGCTCAACTCTGAACGTCGAATATAGATGATGTGAGTGTAACCAAAGAAAAAGCGGCCGACGGTATGAAACCGACGACCGCTTGAAATTTTAAAAGAAGCTATAAAGCTTAATTGTAGGCAGCTTGAGCGCCACCGATGTTGCGCTTCTTGACCCAAGGCATGAGCGAACGGAGGCGTTCGCCAGTTTCTTCGATCTGGTGCTTTTTGCCATCTTCGATGAACTTGTTGTATTTCGGGTAGCCTGCTTTGTATTCAGCAACCCATTCCTTGGTGAACTTACCAGTTTGGATGTCCTTGAGGATTTCGCGCATCGCTTCCTTGGAAGATTCATTGATGACGCGTGGGCCACTGATGTAGTCGCCCCATTCTGCAGTTTCAGAAACTGAGAAACGCATGCCAGAAATACCAGACTCAACCATAAGGTCGACGATGAGCTTCAACTCGTGCAAGCACTCGAAGTAAGCCATTTCTGGTTGGTAACCTGCTTCAACAAGAGTTTCGAAGCCAGCCATGACGAGTGCCGAAGCACCACCGCAAAGAACAGCTTGCTCGCCGAAGAGGTCAGTTTCGCACTCTTCCTTGAAAGTTGTTTCGATCACACCGGCACGTGCGCCACCTACACCAGCTGCCCATGCGAGCGCGATGCCGTGTGCTGCGTCGGAGGAACCTTCGAGAATGGCGATCAGTGCAGGAACACCCTTGCCTTCAACGAATTGGCTGCGAACAACGTGACCTGGGCCCTTAGGAGCTACCATGATGACGTCGACACCTTCAGGAGCCTTGATGAGGTCGAAGTGAATCGCGAGACCGTGTGTGAATGCAAGTGTCTTGCCTTTAGTGAGGTTAGGAGCGATGTCTTGCTCGTAAATCTCTGGCTGCTTCATGTCCGGCACTGCGATCATGATGACGTCTGCCTTTTGAACAGCTTCAGCAGTTTCGAATACTTCGAAACCTTGGCTCTTAGCGACATCCCAAGACTTGCTGCCGTTGTAGAGGCCGATGATAACATTCTGGCCGCTCTCTTTGAGATTTTGTGCGTGGGCGTGACCCTGTGAACCGTAGCCGATGATGGCTAGTGTTTTACCTTCGAGGACGCTCATATCGACGTCAGATTCGGTATAGACTTTTGCAGGCATATTTATCTTTGATTGTGGGAATACTTTTTCCCGGATTAAAAAAAGGATGGGCGGAATTATCCGCGTTTGAGAGCTAGGTTACCAGTGCGTGCCATCTCGACGATGCCATAGGGCTCGATAAGATTTAGGAAGGCTTGAACCTTATTAGCATTACCAGTCATTTCGATATTCACGGAGTCGGAAGCAACGTCGATAATCTTCGCACGGAAGATGTCGCAGACTTGCATGATTTCGGATCGTTGAGCTGCTGGTGCATTGACCTTCAGGATCACGAGCTCGCGCTCTGTTGCTTGACCGCTAGAGAATTCAGTCACTTCCAAGACGTTGATGAATTTATTCACCTGCTTGATGACTTGATCTAGCGCTTCGTCGTCGCCAATGATTGTGGCGGTGATACGTGAGAACCGATCGTCGATCATAGGTCCCACATTCAAAGTTTCGATATTAAAGCCGCGACCACTGAACATGCCAGCGATACGAGCGAGAACTCCGAACTTATTTTCAACGAGGATAGATATGATGTGGCGCATGATAAAGGAGCCTCGCGGCTCAAACTTGATAGGAAAATGGTAGACGGAGAGGGATTCGAACCCACGACCCCCTCGGTGTAAACGAGGTGCTCTAACCAACTGAGCTATCCGTCCTCAAGTTTGGAAAGTCGAGAAACATGGTGTGGATGAATGGTGAATCAAGCCTTATTTTGAGGTAATGTCACTTTTCTTTTCATTTTGTCTATAAAAGGTAAATTTTTTAAGAAGAGTTGCTTTCTCATGGTTAGTAAAATGGGATGCACGATTATGACCATAGCATCCGCAGAAGGGAGATCGATTTGTAGTTAGATGAAGCGGCGGGATCTGAGATTTTGGGTTAATTATTTCCTAGCATTCTTGAGTGTTGCTTTTGCCGCTCAAGTGGCAGTGGTGGTCGCAGATCCGCAGTTTGGCGATCACATTAATCAGATTGCGCCAGTCTTTGGTGTGGCGATGGGCATTGTCTGGGTCGGTGGCCTACGGTATGTGCCCGCCGTTTTCTTTGGCGCGTTGTTGCCTGCGGTCTTTACGGGACACCACTTATTGATGATGTTGAGTGTGCCGCTGGCGGTGCTCGCATCTGCAATTCTGAGCCAGCGGCTCTTACATCAACTACATGTCCATATTAATATGACGCGCATTCGAGATGCACTGATTATTATTTTTTGTGGCATTCTAATTAGCACGTGTTTCGGGGCGATCATCGAATCGGTGTTTCAATGCCACAGCCATGGTGGTATCAGCTGGGAGGAGTTCACTCCATTATACTTAACCAATTGGTTGGCGGCTGGG of Lentimonas sp. CC4 contains these proteins:
- a CDS encoding dodecin, which translates into the protein MSNHVYKKIELVGSSKESIEDATQNAVTKASESIRNMRWLEVGEIRGHIVDGKVDHWQVGVKIGFTLESEDSPETLEEKKS
- the ilvN gene encoding acetolactate synthase small subunit: MRHIISILVENKFGVLARIAGMFSGRGFNIETLNVGPMIDDRFSRITATIIGDDEALDQVIKQVNKFINVLEVTEFSSGQATERELVILKVNAPAAQRSEIMQVCDIFRAKIIDVASDSVNIEMTGNANKVQAFLNLIEPYGIVEMARTGNLALKRG
- the hemC gene encoding hydroxymethylbilane synthase, with amino-acid sequence MATPIHIATRKSPLALKQTEMVLAWLQAKLPEDHFEELHLTTKVDERLSWSLEKRGGIGLFTKELEDALLDGRAQLAVHSAKDMPTAFQADLHVAGYMPRARATDVLVHRSDCPEPTAIATSSPRRRAQLGLIRDNAEWTTIRGNVGTRLRKITEGEADATLLAAAGLDRLDITAHEGLEFVELPIEQVVPAPGQAAIAIQCRAADLPKYEHLFCEQTKLAVELERAFLRKLGGGCQTPVGAHYTDGTFYIFHPETGHTSFEFELDSLDDIEPILESIFNDLQFNS
- the ilvC gene encoding ketol-acid reductoisomerase, yielding MPAKVYTESDVDMSVLEGKTLAIIGYGSQGHAHAQNLKESGQNVIIGLYNGSKSWDVAKSQGFEVFETAEAVQKADVIMIAVPDMKQPEIYEQDIAPNLTKGKTLAFTHGLAIHFDLIKAPEGVDVIMVAPKGPGHVVRSQFVEGKGVPALIAILEGSSDAAHGIALAWAAGVGGARAGVIETTFKEECETDLFGEQAVLCGGASALVMAGFETLVEAGYQPEMAYFECLHELKLIVDLMVESGISGMRFSVSETAEWGDYISGPRVINESSKEAMREILKDIQTGKFTKEWVAEYKAGYPKYNKFIEDGKKHQIEETGERLRSLMPWVKKRNIGGAQAAYN
- a CDS encoding 3-oxoacyl-[acyl-carrier-protein] synthase III C-terminal domain-containing protein; the protein is MYLQSIAHATPDLAITQSESWDILQQSDVLTRLSDRSATLLEKILLADSGIAQRHLAVESVESLFTLDAEALNHNFEARAPKLAGSALSKALAKVGLKVTELDALLICTCTGYLCPGLTSYVSEQLGLRPNAYLQDIVGLGCGAAIPTLRSAAGLIAANPQAKVAVVAVELCSSAFFLNNDPGVLISACLFGDAASASIWSGDTSTTGYCIRNFDTVHRPEHRELIRFVNSGGKLCNKLHRSVPEKVAESVLHLYKQNSVSAHTPIVNHTGGRDVIDALEHGIGAELTPSRRTLRDYGNTSSPSVLITLEAILEASSPDRLWLTSFGAGFAAHSCVLERR
- the cobA gene encoding uroporphyrinogen-III C-methyltransferase, with the translated sequence MSSQKTTGKVTLIGAGPGDPGLVTVRARELIEAADVIVYDYLANPKLLEWARPDSEKVYVGKRSGMHSIPQDEIEEILVDRAHKGLQVVRLKGGDPFVFGRGGEELAELQADKIPFEIVPGVTAALAAAAYAGIPLSHRDYSSSITFLTGHENPEKHTISIDFKLHAKGKGTLCLYMSLGQLPRILGELKAGGMSGEMPVGVIQWATLNRQRSVYGTVDSIIDDIEAAGLGTPAMIIIGQVVAQRTKTEWFEGRPLMGKRVVVTRARDQAGQLTAMLESNGAEVIELPFIEVKPDVNQQQLAEIFAGIAIYEWIIFTSVNGVKSFFDMFYKAFDDIRCLGPMRIAAVGSATAREIAKHNLKVDLVPAKANGDALATTFIKNEGIESIQMLVVTGNQNRETLVKRLETEGGAIVDTLPLYKTSKTDLSQHPAAERFRKEGADAVLFTSSSTVKSFVDQAAALTLEPEATKPTFGSIGPMTTQTLKELNLPVGFESKQASLDHFVADLTEHLKG